A region of Methyloversatilis discipulorum DNA encodes the following proteins:
- a CDS encoding response regulator: protein MTLRRPTSIAGLLIVLIVTTVSVLLAAVGALAYRAYSVAEHGEFERSIELAADQLAVGLAPAAWNLEYEQVRKLMESRMRDRSIYGVVVQLDTARFALQRNQDWELQSVDGDIDSKGLFVTEQPVSFGEQRIGQVRVIGSPRFVDQDLRSALATMVLFTVLLDVVLTLALYIALQRMVLQPLRLVERHADEVARHGRSTTALGDLSFLGELHGLTKSVDAMVTQLEARNAELERSNERFRRVIRLLPLPISLFDRDGRILYVNDCFVDTFGYTLDDIPDAHTWFGLAYPDPTYRAEVLQTWGQELVSAQGASGLVRARPYVVTCKDGSRKIVEIGGMLADDPNITVLNDITDRTRAEEELARHRDHLEELVSSRTAELEAANRRLEETQFALDHAGVAIQWIDAASGCFSYVNDHACTLYGYPRERLLGMPAHNVIDDFTGARLSALEPALRAQGQARIEADARRGDGRVVPVEIGIYFDPPAGGGAAHYIAFSIDITPRREAEKALIAARLAAESAAQARSEFLANMSHEIRTPMNAVIGMTRLALQTELTAKQRNFVAKANASAVALLGILNDILDFSKVEAGQITIESVPFRLDRVFESLLSVVSLRAEEKGLDLLFDVAPDVPPVLVGDPLRLGQILTNLAGNAIKFTERGEVLVSCRVIARESQHATLAFGVRDTGIGMTADQLGGLFRPFMQGDTSISRRFGGTGLGLAISRRLAQLMGGTLSVHSVEGQGSTFTFTARFETGELPDSALRTLPSALHKRRVLVVDDNPEALQILCRDLEHLGLSTERAQSGPQALELLRSRPPFALLVCDWKMPGMDGIELIRRVQSCDDLAHPPAVVMVSAYGADDLQHAGAGLAIAGVLTKPASTSSLYAAIVSALGHQVAAEGGSGDAPGSFRSDALRGRRVLLVEDNPINQELGVEILTGAGVQVTVAENGAEALRRLDAEPFDCVLMDVQMPVMDGLEATREIRRRERLNKLPVIAMTAGAMPWEREQTRAAGMDDHVTKPVDVDELLRTLTRWLGSVPPAEPAADSAAQSAGSAPLLDTAAALRSMNGAMATYRRVLGMFLESADAAQRQMKQAWVGGDFDALGQLAHRHKGSAAAVGARALTAALGDVEIACRGGDAAAIDAAMTDCTPVFVATVEAMKTQAGAGSAAPPSADELDRLHALLSSNDSDAQDAIAHLLARPQPAGILPALRQMSRAMERYDFDAALLQLAQLRAAISAGEADAGG, encoded by the coding sequence ATGACGCTTCGCCGACCGACATCGATCGCAGGACTGCTGATCGTGCTCATCGTCACCACCGTGTCGGTGCTGCTGGCAGCGGTCGGCGCGCTGGCCTATCGCGCGTACAGCGTCGCCGAGCATGGAGAATTCGAGCGCTCGATCGAGTTGGCCGCCGATCAGCTCGCGGTCGGACTGGCGCCGGCGGCGTGGAATCTCGAATACGAGCAGGTGCGCAAGCTGATGGAAAGCCGCATGCGCGACCGCTCGATCTATGGCGTCGTCGTGCAGCTGGACACCGCACGTTTCGCACTGCAGCGCAACCAGGACTGGGAACTGCAGTCGGTCGATGGCGACATCGACAGCAAGGGCCTGTTCGTTACCGAGCAGCCGGTGAGCTTCGGCGAACAGCGGATCGGTCAGGTACGCGTCATCGGCAGTCCGCGCTTCGTCGACCAGGATCTGCGCAGCGCACTGGCCACCATGGTGCTGTTCACCGTGCTGCTCGATGTGGTGCTGACGCTGGCGCTCTATATCGCGCTGCAGCGCATGGTGCTGCAGCCCCTGCGCCTGGTCGAGCGCCATGCCGACGAAGTGGCGCGGCACGGTCGTTCCACCACCGCGCTGGGCGATCTGAGCTTCCTCGGCGAACTGCACGGCCTGACCAAGTCGGTCGACGCCATGGTGACGCAACTCGAAGCGCGCAATGCCGAGCTCGAGCGCTCGAACGAGCGCTTCCGGCGAGTGATCCGCCTGCTGCCGCTGCCGATCAGCCTGTTCGATCGCGACGGCCGCATCCTGTACGTGAACGACTGCTTCGTGGACACCTTCGGCTACACGCTCGACGACATTCCGGACGCGCACACCTGGTTCGGACTGGCCTATCCCGACCCGACCTATCGCGCCGAAGTCCTGCAGACCTGGGGACAGGAACTGGTGAGCGCCCAAGGCGCGTCCGGACTGGTGCGCGCCCGTCCCTACGTGGTGACCTGCAAGGACGGCAGCCGCAAGATCGTCGAGATCGGCGGCATGCTGGCCGACGACCCCAACATCACGGTGCTCAACGACATCACCGACCGCACCCGCGCCGAAGAGGAACTGGCGCGCCACCGCGATCATCTGGAAGAACTGGTATCCAGCCGCACGGCTGAGCTCGAAGCGGCCAATCGGCGGCTGGAGGAAACCCAGTTCGCGCTCGATCATGCAGGCGTCGCGATCCAGTGGATCGACGCCGCCAGCGGCTGTTTCAGCTATGTGAACGATCACGCCTGCACGCTCTACGGCTACCCGCGCGAACGCCTGCTCGGCATGCCGGCACACAACGTGATCGACGACTTCACAGGCGCACGCCTGAGCGCGCTCGAACCGGCGCTGCGCGCGCAGGGCCAGGCACGGATAGAGGCCGATGCGCGGCGCGGCGACGGTCGCGTCGTGCCGGTCGAGATCGGCATCTATTTCGATCCGCCGGCTGGCGGCGGTGCGGCGCACTACATCGCCTTCTCGATCGACATCACGCCGCGGCGGGAAGCGGAAAAAGCCCTGATCGCCGCGCGGCTCGCCGCCGAAAGTGCGGCGCAGGCGCGCAGCGAGTTCCTGGCCAACATGAGCCACGAAATCCGCACGCCGATGAACGCAGTGATCGGCATGACGCGGCTGGCGCTGCAGACCGAACTGACCGCGAAGCAGCGCAATTTCGTGGCCAAGGCCAACGCGTCGGCGGTCGCGCTGCTGGGCATCCTGAACGACATTCTCGATTTTTCGAAGGTCGAGGCGGGCCAGATCACCATCGAATCGGTGCCTTTCCGGCTGGACCGCGTATTCGAATCGCTGCTGTCCGTGGTGTCGCTGCGCGCCGAGGAAAAGGGCCTGGACCTGCTGTTCGACGTCGCGCCCGACGTACCCCCGGTGCTAGTCGGCGACCCGCTGCGCCTGGGCCAGATACTGACCAATCTGGCCGGCAACGCGATCAAGTTCACCGAGCGCGGCGAGGTGCTGGTGTCGTGCCGCGTCATTGCGCGCGAAAGCCAGCACGCGACGCTGGCCTTCGGCGTGCGCGATACCGGCATCGGCATGACTGCCGATCAGCTGGGCGGCCTGTTCCGCCCCTTCATGCAGGGCGACACCTCGATTTCACGGCGCTTCGGCGGCACCGGTCTCGGCCTCGCGATCAGCCGGCGCCTGGCCCAGCTGATGGGCGGCACTCTGAGCGTGCACAGCGTGGAAGGCCAGGGCAGTACCTTCACCTTCACCGCACGCTTCGAAACCGGCGAGCTGCCGGACAGTGCCCTGCGTACGCTGCCGTCGGCACTGCACAAGCGTCGCGTGCTGGTGGTCGACGACAATCCGGAAGCGCTGCAGATCCTTTGCCGCGACCTCGAACACCTGGGACTGAGCACCGAGCGCGCGCAGTCAGGCCCGCAAGCGCTCGAACTGCTGCGCAGCCGGCCACCGTTCGCGCTGCTGGTGTGCGACTGGAAGATGCCGGGCATGGACGGCATCGAACTGATACGCCGCGTGCAGTCGTGCGACGATCTCGCGCATCCGCCGGCCGTCGTCATGGTGAGCGCCTATGGCGCGGATGACCTGCAGCATGCCGGCGCCGGTCTGGCCATCGCCGGAGTGCTCACCAAGCCGGCCAGCACCTCGTCGCTCTACGCCGCCATCGTTTCGGCGCTCGGTCATCAGGTCGCCGCCGAGGGCGGCAGTGGCGACGCCCCGGGCAGCTTCCGCAGCGACGCGCTGCGCGGACGCCGCGTGCTGCTGGTCGAGGACAATCCGATCAACCAGGAACTGGGCGTTGAAATCCTGACCGGCGCAGGTGTCCAGGTCACTGTCGCGGAGAATGGTGCCGAAGCATTGCGACGGCTCGACGCGGAGCCCTTCGACTGCGTGTTGATGGACGTGCAGATGCCGGTGATGGACGGACTCGAAGCGACGCGTGAAATCCGCCGTCGCGAGCGGCTCAACAAGCTTCCTGTGATCGCGATGACCGCCGGTGCAATGCCCTGGGAACGGGAACAGACACGTGCGGCCGGCATGGACGATCACGTGACCAAGCCGGTCGATGTCGACGAACTGCTGCGCACGCTGACTCGCTGGCTGGGCAGCGTGCCGCCGGCCGAGCCGGCAGCGGACAGCGCTGCACAGTCGGCCGGCTCCGCGCCGCTGCTCGACACCGCTGCCGCGCTGCGCAGCATGAACGGCGCAATGGCGACCTATCGACGCGTGCTAGGCATGTTCCTCGAAAGCGCGGACGCTGCGCAGAGGCAGATGAAGCAGGCGTGGGTCGGTGGCGACTTCGATGCCCTCGGACAGCTGGCGCACCGGCACAAGGGCAGCGCGGCGGCGGTCGGCGCACGTGCCCTGACTGCGGCGCTGGGCGATGTGGAAATCGCCTGCCGCGGTGGCGATGCGGCTGCGATCGATGCCGCGATGACGGACTGCACGCCGGTGTTCGTCGCCACCGTCGAAGCGATGAAGACGCAGGCAGGCGCCGGATCGGCCGCACCTCCGTCGGCTGACGAGCTGGACAGGCTGCACGCCCTGCTGAGCAGCAACGACAGCGACGCCCAGGACGCGATCGCCCATCTGCTGGCGCGCCCCCAGCCTGCCGGCATCCTGCCAGCACTGCGGCAGATGTCGCGTGCGATGGAGCGCTATGACTTCGACGCCGCCCTGCTGCAGCTGGCGCAGTTGCGTGCCGCGATCAGCGCTGGCGAAGCGGACGCGGGCGGCTAG
- a CDS encoding calcium/sodium antiporter, with the protein MTTLLLFALGLGALIAGAELLVRGASKLALSFGISPLVVGLTIVAFGTSSPEMAVSVQSAWAGKTDMAVANVVGSNIFNVLFILGLSALITPLLVDKQLIRQEVPIMIGATLLFAGLTLDGGLSRTEGGLLFGLLIAYTAFLIVQSRRQNAGLGEEYAESLHSEEIAAHPEAWDAKLPVQLALIAGGLGLLVLGSNLMVDAAIVFARHLGISDTVIGLTVVAAGTSLPEVAASITAALRGQRDIAVGNVVGSNTFNLLGALGLSAVVAPDDLALGSAMLSFDIPVMVAVSLACLPIFATGNLIARWEGGLFFAYYCAYTLYLILAAKDHDALADYAFVMQTIALPLTAVTLIVISVRHWRRHRS; encoded by the coding sequence ATGACCACCCTGCTCCTGTTCGCGCTCGGTCTGGGCGCACTGATCGCCGGCGCCGAACTGCTGGTGCGCGGCGCCTCGAAACTGGCCCTGTCCTTCGGCATCTCGCCGCTGGTGGTCGGCCTCACCATCGTCGCCTTCGGCACCAGTTCGCCGGAAATGGCGGTGTCGGTGCAGTCGGCCTGGGCCGGCAAGACCGATATGGCGGTCGCCAACGTGGTGGGCAGCAATATCTTCAACGTGCTGTTCATCCTCGGACTGTCGGCGCTGATCACGCCTTTGCTGGTCGACAAGCAGCTGATACGGCAGGAAGTGCCCATCATGATCGGCGCCACGCTGCTGTTCGCCGGCCTGACGCTGGATGGCGGCCTGTCGCGTACCGAGGGCGGTCTGCTGTTCGGCCTGCTGATCGCCTACACCGCCTTCCTCATCGTGCAGAGCCGCCGCCAGAACGCCGGCTTGGGCGAGGAATACGCGGAAAGTCTGCACAGCGAGGAGATCGCTGCCCACCCCGAAGCCTGGGACGCCAAGCTGCCGGTGCAGCTTGCCCTGATCGCCGGCGGTCTGGGCCTGCTGGTGCTCGGCTCCAACCTGATGGTCGACGCCGCCATCGTGTTCGCCCGTCATCTGGGCATCAGCGATACCGTGATCGGTCTGACCGTGGTCGCCGCCGGCACCTCGCTGCCTGAGGTCGCCGCGTCGATCACCGCGGCACTGCGCGGCCAGCGCGACATCGCGGTCGGCAACGTGGTCGGCAGCAACACCTTCAACCTGCTGGGTGCGCTCGGCCTGTCCGCCGTGGTCGCACCGGACGACCTGGCGCTCGGTTCGGCCATGCTGTCCTTCGACATTCCGGTCATGGTGGCCGTCAGCCTCGCCTGCCTGCCCATCTTCGCCACCGGCAACCTGATCGCGCGCTGGGAGGGTGGCCTCTTCTTCGCCTACTACTGTGCCTACACGCTGTATCTGATCCTGGCCGCCAAGGACCACGACGCGCTCGCCGACTACGCGTTCGTGATGCAGACCATCGCGCTGCCACTGACGGCGGTGACGCTGATCGTCATCAGCGTGCGCCACTGGCGTCGCCACCGGAGCTAG
- a CDS encoding DNA-deoxyinosine glycosylase translates to MNERVRCFPPVADPDTARILILGSMPGVASLAAQRYYAHPRNQFWPIMGALFGAGPDLPYAERLRALTGAGIALWDVLESCERAGSLDAAIDVRSAQANDFAAFFDAHPGIVRIAFNGGTAEKHFRRDVMPHLRPPVRALDLLRLPSTSPAHAGMGAQEKLARWRAALQPLCASAVEAPLSTDIVHT, encoded by the coding sequence GTGAACGAGCGGGTGCGTTGCTTTCCGCCGGTGGCCGATCCCGACACCGCGCGCATCCTGATACTGGGCTCCATGCCCGGCGTCGCCTCACTGGCCGCACAGCGCTACTACGCCCATCCGCGCAACCAGTTCTGGCCCATCATGGGCGCGCTGTTCGGCGCCGGTCCCGACCTGCCCTACGCCGAGCGGCTGCGCGCACTGACCGGCGCCGGCATTGCGCTGTGGGACGTGCTGGAAAGCTGCGAGCGCGCGGGCAGCCTGGACGCCGCGATCGACGTCCGCAGCGCGCAGGCCAACGACTTTGCCGCCTTTTTCGATGCGCACCCGGGCATCGTGCGCATCGCCTTCAACGGCGGCACGGCAGAAAAGCACTTCCGTCGCGACGTGATGCCGCATCTGCGACCCCCTGTGCGGGCGCTGGATCTGCTGCGCCTGCCCTCGACCAGCCCTGCGCACGCGGGCATGGGTGCGCAGGAAAAACTCGCGCGCTGGCGCGCGGCGCTGCAACCCCTGTGCGCGTCTGCGGTCGAAGCGCCGCTTTCAACCGACATCGTTCACACATGA